Proteins co-encoded in one Methylobacterium sp. WL1 genomic window:
- a CDS encoding MFS transporter — translation MPPTRRWPVISALGVIQILTWGSSFYLLSVLAAPMSKDTGWPLGWVIGGLSASLLVAGLVSPRVGAFIGEHGGRPVLAFAAIALALGLTGLALAPNLTAYLAAWLLVGLGMGTGLYDPAFATLGRLYGAEARSAITTLTLWGGFASTVCWPLSAFLVERVGWRGTCLAYAGLHLSVTLPLVLLAIPRPPAHPVTRPAGPSPVIRLHGREHRAFLLMTGVLTLGGTVMAMVSVHLITLLQARGVALASAVAYGALIGPSQVGARIVEMAGKGRHHPLWTLTAAMILVVLGVTMLAAGLPLVGLALVLYGAGNGIYSIARGTVPLALFGPERYAALVGRLARPGLVAQALAPSLGAVVLTHGGADATYTVLTVLALGNVVLALLLWRVR, via the coding sequence ATGCCCCCGACGCGTCGATGGCCCGTGATCTCGGCCCTGGGCGTCATCCAGATCCTGACCTGGGGCTCCTCGTTCTACCTGCTGTCGGTGCTGGCCGCGCCGATGTCGAAGGATACGGGATGGCCCCTCGGCTGGGTCATCGGAGGGCTGTCGGCCAGCCTCCTCGTCGCGGGCCTCGTCTCGCCGCGGGTGGGAGCCTTCATCGGGGAGCATGGCGGGCGGCCGGTGCTGGCCTTCGCCGCCATCGCCCTGGCGCTGGGCCTCACGGGCCTCGCCCTGGCCCCGAACCTCACGGCTTATCTGGCGGCCTGGCTTCTCGTCGGCCTCGGCATGGGCACCGGGTTGTACGATCCCGCGTTCGCCACGCTCGGACGCCTCTACGGCGCCGAGGCAAGGTCCGCCATCACGACCCTGACCCTGTGGGGCGGTTTCGCCAGCACGGTGTGCTGGCCGCTCTCGGCCTTCCTCGTCGAACGGGTCGGCTGGCGCGGGACCTGCCTCGCCTATGCCGGGTTGCATCTTTCGGTCACGCTGCCGCTCGTCCTGCTCGCTATCCCCCGCCCGCCCGCACACCCGGTCACGCGACCCGCAGGCCCGAGCCCCGTCATTCGTCTCCATGGTCGGGAACACCGTGCCTTCCTCCTCATGACGGGGGTGCTGACCCTCGGGGGCACGGTGATGGCCATGGTGTCGGTGCACCTCATCACCCTGCTGCAGGCCCGTGGCGTCGCGCTGGCCTCGGCCGTCGCTTACGGCGCCCTGATCGGACCGTCGCAGGTGGGGGCGCGCATCGTCGAGATGGCCGGGAAGGGCCGGCATCACCCACTCTGGACCCTGACCGCCGCTATGATCCTGGTGGTCCTTGGGGTCACGATGCTGGCGGCCGGCCTACCCTTGGTCGGGCTGGCGCTGGTCCTCTACGGGGCCGGCAACGGGATCTACTCGATTGCACGGGGTACGGTGCCCCTGGCCCTGTTCGGTCCGGAACGCTACGCCGCGCTCGTCGGCCGGTTGGCGCGTCCGGGCCTGGTGGCGCAGGCGCTCGCGCCATCCCTCGGGGCCGTCGTGCTGACACATGGCGGAGCCGATGCGACCTATACCGTCCTGACCGTTCTTGCCCTGGGCAACGTAGTGCTCGCCCTGTTGCTGTGGCGCGTACGCTAA
- a CDS encoding heavy-metal-associated domain-containing protein, with protein sequence MFRYKVDKMGCGGCAKSVTRAVLGIEPGARVDVDLGAKLVTVSDAAGPADRIAGAIVAAGFPAVLA encoded by the coding sequence ATGTTCCGTTACAAGGTCGACAAAATGGGATGCGGCGGATGCGCCAAGTCCGTGACCCGCGCGGTGCTTGGCATCGAGCCTGGAGCCCGGGTGGATGTGGACCTCGGTGCCAAGCTCGTGACCGTGTCCGATGCCGCCGGCCCGGCCGACCGGATCGCCGGAGCCATCGTTGCGGCCGGCTTCCCGGCGGTGCTCGCCTGA
- a CDS encoding FixH family protein, with protein MTQKTFSRAVSAALLGAALSATAFPAFADTKDYRFELVQQEAKVGEAVLSVRLLDKRSGKPVPDAVIFAKRIDMAPDSMDEMTSKIEQLPTTEPGVYRFKAKLTMAGGWRLSLGAKVQGETGTVEDKLVFKAVK; from the coding sequence GTGACCCAGAAGACTTTTTCGCGCGCCGTCTCGGCGGCGCTGCTCGGTGCCGCCCTGTCGGCGACCGCGTTCCCGGCATTCGCCGACACCAAGGACTACCGCTTCGAGCTCGTGCAGCAGGAGGCCAAGGTCGGCGAGGCTGTCCTGTCGGTGCGCCTTCTCGATAAGCGCAGCGGCAAGCCAGTTCCCGACGCCGTGATCTTCGCCAAGCGCATCGACATGGCGCCCGACAGCATGGACGAGATGACCTCGAAGATCGAGCAACTCCCCACGACCGAACCGGGCGTCTATCGCTTCAAGGCGAAGCTCACGATGGCCGGCGGCTGGCGCCTGTCGCTCGGGGCCAAGGTCCAGGGCGAGACCGGCACGGTCGAGGACAAGCTGGTCTTCAAGGCCGTCAAGTGA
- a CDS encoding efflux RND transporter periplasmic adaptor subunit, protein MSRAAWFAGTLAALAAGGAGYVAGHGENPVPALAERARTEFARWSPGPMPAAQATASAKATGPVVYYQDPDGKPVYSLSPMATADGREFRAVHASEDVRFDAPDADEAMLADMAGNGMAGHDMATQDTGKAGDAKAAAGARRIQYYRNPMGLPDTSATPKKDSMGMDYIPVYEGEDSDGNVVTVSPGKVQRTGVRTEVVERRVVAQPVRVPGTVALDERRVTVIATRSDAYVDHVENVTTGDRVRKGQALVHVYSPEINAAAAQLIANPGFDGARRRLRNLNVSEAVIDEMERTRNVPMAITWSSARDGIVLQRTAIEGMKAAAGDTLFRIGDISTMWVLADVPERDLSNVRVGQTATIRLRSAPGRTFTGKVGTIYPQVNPETRATRVRIELPNPDGTLLPDMYADVEIATGDAMPVVAVPDDAVIDTGERQVVLIDRGEGRFEPKAVKVGVHGGGYTEIRDGVSTGDRVVTSANFLIDAESNLKAALQGLAPPKDDRQAADAGATP, encoded by the coding sequence GTGAGCCGCGCGGCCTGGTTCGCCGGGACCCTCGCCGCACTCGCGGCGGGGGGCGCCGGCTATGTCGCGGGGCATGGGGAGAACCCCGTGCCGGCGCTCGCCGAGCGCGCCCGGACGGAGTTCGCCCGGTGGTCTCCGGGCCCCATGCCGGCCGCGCAGGCTACGGCCTCCGCGAAGGCGACCGGACCGGTGGTCTACTACCAGGACCCGGACGGGAAGCCGGTCTACTCGCTTTCGCCGATGGCGACCGCGGATGGCCGGGAGTTCCGGGCGGTCCACGCCAGCGAGGACGTGCGCTTCGACGCGCCGGATGCGGACGAGGCCATGCTCGCCGACATGGCCGGGAACGGGATGGCTGGGCACGACATGGCCACCCAGGACACGGGGAAGGCTGGGGATGCGAAGGCCGCCGCGGGCGCCCGGCGCATCCAATACTACCGCAACCCGATGGGGCTGCCGGATACCTCGGCGACGCCGAAGAAGGATTCGATGGGGATGGACTACATCCCCGTCTACGAAGGCGAGGACAGCGACGGCAACGTCGTGACCGTCTCGCCCGGCAAGGTCCAGCGCACCGGCGTACGGACCGAGGTGGTCGAGCGCCGGGTGGTCGCCCAGCCCGTGCGCGTCCCCGGTACCGTCGCCCTCGACGAGCGGCGGGTGACGGTCATCGCGACCCGGTCGGACGCCTACGTCGACCATGTCGAGAACGTCACCACCGGCGACCGCGTCCGCAAGGGGCAGGCGCTGGTCCACGTCTACTCGCCCGAGATCAACGCCGCGGCGGCCCAGCTCATCGCCAACCCGGGCTTCGACGGCGCGAGGCGGCGCCTGCGGAACCTGAACGTCTCCGAGGCCGTGATCGACGAGATGGAGCGCACCCGGAACGTGCCGATGGCCATCACATGGTCCTCGGCCCGGGACGGCATCGTCCTGCAGCGGACCGCCATCGAGGGCATGAAGGCCGCGGCCGGGGATACCCTGTTCCGGATCGGCGACATCTCCACCATGTGGGTGCTGGCCGACGTGCCGGAGCGCGACCTTTCCAACGTCCGCGTCGGGCAAACTGCCACGATCCGCCTGCGCTCGGCCCCGGGCCGCACCTTCACCGGCAAGGTCGGGACGATCTACCCGCAGGTGAACCCGGAGACCCGGGCCACGCGGGTGCGCATCGAGCTCCCGAACCCGGACGGCACCTTGCTGCCGGACATGTACGCCGACGTCGAGATCGCGACGGGGGACGCCATGCCGGTCGTGGCCGTGCCCGACGACGCCGTCATCGACACCGGCGAGCGACAGGTCGTGCTGATCGACCGCGGCGAGGGTCGCTTCGAGCCCAAGGCCGTGAAGGTCGGCGTGCATGGCGGCGGCTACACCGAGATCCGCGACGGCGTCTCGACCGGCGACCGGGTGGTGACCTCGGCCAACTTCCTCATCGACGCCGAGAGCAACCTGAAGGCGGCACTGCAAGGCCTGGCGCCCCCCAAGGACGACCGCCAAGCCGCCGACGCGGGAGCGACGCCATGA
- a CDS encoding CusA/CzcA family heavy metal efflux RND transporter, giving the protein MIARLIGWSARNLVLVLVGTVFAVAAGVLSLRTLPLDAIPDLSDVQAIVYTEYPGQAPQVVEDQVTYPLTTAMLTVPKAKVVRGFSFFGVSFVYVIFEDGTDPYWGRSRVLEYLNAAASRLPAGVTPTLGPDATGVGWVYQYVVVAKERTLAELRSLQDWVVRFGASRAEGVAEVAGVGGFVKQYNVVVDPNRLRAQGISLNKLREAIRSSNADVGGRTVELSEFEFMVRGRGYLRSLADIENIVLKTSAGTPLRVRDVARVELGPDERRGITEMNGEGEVAGGIVLQRFGANALNVIEGVKAKLAEVAKSLPAGTEILPVYDRSQLIDAAIETLRHTLVEESIVVSIVCFVFLLHVRSALVAILMLPVGILMAFVGMRALGLGANIMSLGGIAIAVGAMIDAAIVMIENAHKHMERAPPDKPRTEILVEAASEVGPSLFFSLLIITVSFLPIFTLESQEGRLFGPLAFTKTFAMAAAAILSVTLVPALMVMFVRGRIIPEHRNPLNRLLIWLYRPLIAGVLRARVLTVLLALGVLAATVWPARQLGSEFMPDLNEGTLMYMPTTLPGLSVTKAGELLATQDRIIKSFPEVASVYGKAGRANTATDPAPMEMFETVIALKPQAEWRPGVTLASLKAEMDKALQFPGVSNAWTQPIRARIDMLSTGIRTPVGIKVLGTDLKEMEGVARQVEALVRNVPGTSSAYAERVIGGYFLDITPDREALGRYGLMVGDVQDVIATALGGQSVTNTVEGRERYTVNVRYPRAFRSDPRSIADEVQVPLPAGGTVPLREVAKVALTRGPTSIRTENGQLAVYIFVDINGRDLGGYVADARAAVDSGVKLPQGTTLQWSGQYEYLERAEARMKVVVPLTLLVVFLLLFINFRRLTETLIVMLSLPFALVGGIWLMWWMGFNMSVAVAVGFIALAGVAAETGVIMLVYLDHALDEVRAACDREGRPLSREDLRQAIMVGAVERVRPKMMTVTAIMAGLIPILWSTGAGSEVMQRIAVPMIGGMVSSTVLTLVVIPAVYGLVKGWGLSTAAETPASVAPAERPAYREAAE; this is encoded by the coding sequence ATGATCGCGCGCCTCATCGGATGGTCGGCCCGCAACCTCGTCCTGGTTCTGGTGGGCACCGTGTTCGCCGTCGCGGCAGGCGTCCTGTCGCTGCGGACCCTGCCGCTCGACGCCATCCCCGACCTCTCGGACGTGCAGGCCATCGTCTACACCGAGTACCCGGGGCAGGCCCCCCAGGTTGTGGAGGATCAGGTCACCTACCCGCTGACCACCGCCATGCTGACGGTGCCGAAGGCGAAGGTGGTGCGCGGCTTCTCGTTCTTCGGTGTGTCGTTCGTCTACGTCATCTTCGAGGACGGCACCGACCCGTACTGGGGCCGCTCGCGGGTGCTGGAGTACCTCAACGCGGCGGCGAGCCGCCTGCCGGCGGGCGTGACCCCGACGCTCGGCCCCGACGCCACAGGCGTGGGCTGGGTCTACCAGTACGTGGTGGTGGCCAAGGAACGGACGCTCGCCGAGCTTCGCTCCCTGCAGGACTGGGTGGTCCGCTTCGGGGCCTCGCGGGCAGAGGGCGTCGCCGAGGTCGCGGGAGTCGGCGGCTTCGTCAAGCAGTACAACGTCGTGGTCGATCCGAACCGGCTGCGCGCCCAGGGCATCTCCCTCAACAAGCTCCGGGAAGCGATCCGGTCGAGCAACGCCGACGTCGGCGGCCGCACGGTCGAGCTCTCCGAGTTCGAGTTCATGGTCCGCGGCCGTGGCTATCTGCGGAGCTTGGCTGACATCGAGAACATCGTCCTGAAGACCTCGGCCGGCACGCCGCTGCGGGTGCGGGACGTCGCCCGGGTCGAGCTCGGACCGGACGAGCGTCGCGGCATCACCGAGATGAACGGCGAGGGCGAGGTCGCCGGCGGCATCGTCCTGCAGCGCTTCGGCGCGAACGCGCTGAACGTCATCGAGGGAGTGAAGGCGAAGCTCGCGGAGGTGGCGAAAAGCCTGCCAGCAGGCACGGAGATCCTGCCGGTCTACGACCGCTCGCAGCTCATCGACGCGGCCATCGAGACCCTCAGACATACGCTTGTCGAGGAGAGCATCGTCGTCTCCATCGTGTGCTTCGTCTTCCTGCTGCACGTGAGGAGCGCGCTGGTCGCCATCCTGATGCTGCCGGTCGGCATCCTGATGGCGTTCGTCGGCATGCGAGCCCTGGGTCTCGGCGCCAACATCATGAGCCTGGGCGGCATTGCCATCGCGGTCGGCGCCATGATCGACGCGGCCATCGTCATGATCGAGAACGCCCACAAGCACATGGAGCGGGCGCCACCGGACAAGCCGCGGACGGAGATCCTGGTCGAGGCGGCGAGCGAGGTCGGCCCGTCCCTGTTCTTCTCGCTCCTCATCATCACGGTCTCGTTCCTGCCGATCTTCACCCTAGAGAGCCAGGAGGGCCGGCTGTTCGGGCCGCTCGCCTTCACCAAGACCTTCGCCATGGCGGCGGCCGCGATCCTGTCGGTGACCCTGGTCCCGGCGCTGATGGTGATGTTCGTGCGCGGCCGGATCATCCCGGAGCACCGGAACCCGCTGAACAGGCTCCTCATCTGGCTCTACCGGCCGCTCATCGCGGGCGTCCTTCGGGCGCGGGTCCTGACCGTCCTGCTCGCCCTCGGGGTGCTGGCGGCGACCGTCTGGCCGGCCCGGCAGCTCGGCTCCGAGTTCATGCCTGACCTCAACGAGGGCACGCTGATGTACATGCCGACGACCCTGCCGGGCCTGTCGGTGACCAAGGCGGGCGAGCTGCTGGCGACCCAGGACCGCATCATAAAATCCTTCCCCGAGGTCGCCTCGGTCTACGGCAAGGCTGGCCGCGCCAATACCGCGACCGACCCGGCGCCGATGGAGATGTTCGAGACGGTCATCGCCCTGAAGCCGCAGGCCGAGTGGCGTCCTGGCGTGACGTTGGCGAGCCTCAAGGCCGAGATGGACAAGGCCCTGCAATTCCCGGGCGTGTCGAATGCCTGGACCCAGCCGATCCGCGCCCGCATCGACATGCTCTCGACCGGCATCCGCACCCCGGTCGGCATCAAGGTGCTAGGAACGGACCTGAAGGAGATGGAAGGGGTCGCCCGCCAAGTGGAGGCGTTGGTGCGCAACGTGCCGGGCACGTCGAGCGCCTATGCCGAGCGGGTCATCGGCGGCTACTTCCTCGACATCACGCCGGACCGGGAGGCGCTCGGACGCTACGGGCTGATGGTCGGCGACGTGCAGGACGTCATCGCCACGGCGCTTGGCGGCCAGAGCGTGACGAACACCGTCGAGGGACGCGAACGCTATACCGTCAACGTCCGCTATCCTCGCGCCTTCCGGTCCGACCCGCGATCCATCGCCGACGAGGTGCAGGTGCCGCTCCCAGCCGGGGGCACGGTGCCGCTGCGCGAGGTCGCCAAGGTCGCGCTGACCCGGGGCCCAACCTCGATCCGCACCGAGAACGGACAACTCGCGGTCTACATCTTCGTCGACATCAATGGGCGCGATCTCGGCGGCTACGTCGCCGACGCGCGGGCTGCGGTCGACAGCGGGGTCAAGCTGCCCCAGGGCACGACCCTGCAGTGGAGCGGGCAGTACGAGTACCTGGAGCGGGCCGAGGCGCGCATGAAGGTGGTTGTGCCGCTGACGTTGCTCGTCGTGTTCCTGTTGCTGTTCATCAACTTCCGACGCCTGACCGAGACGCTCATCGTCATGCTGTCACTGCCGTTCGCCCTGGTCGGCGGCATCTGGCTGATGTGGTGGATGGGCTTCAACATGTCCGTGGCGGTGGCGGTGGGCTTCATCGCGCTCGCCGGCGTCGCGGCCGAGACCGGGGTGATCATGCTGGTCTATCTCGACCATGCCCTCGACGAGGTCCGGGCCGCGTGTGACCGCGAAGGGAGGCCGCTGTCCCGCGAGGACCTGCGGCAGGCCATCATGGTGGGCGCGGTCGAGCGGGTGCGCCCGAAGATGATGACGGTGACCGCCATCATGGCCGGCCTGATCCCGATCCTGTGGAGCACGGGCGCCGGCTCCGAGGTCATGCAGCGCATCGCGGTGCCGATGATCGGCGGGATGGTGTCCTCGACCGTGCTGACGCTCGTGGTTATCCCCGCCGTCTACGGACTCGTGAAGGGATGGGGCCTGTCAACGGCCGCCGAGACGCCGGCAAGCGTCGCCCCGGCCGAACGACCCGCTTACCGCGAGGCGGCGGAGTAG
- a CDS encoding four-helix bundle copper-binding protein, with protein sequence MGNMSSEMQSCIDECLRCYQTCLGMASNHCLPAGGKHVEPEHFRLMLACAEMCRTSAHFMLIGTRHHKHTCAECADVCEDCARSCEQVGDMQHCVEQCRRCAESCRKMAA encoded by the coding sequence ATGGGCAATATGTCGAGCGAGATGCAGTCCTGCATCGACGAATGTCTTCGCTGCTATCAGACCTGCCTCGGCATGGCCTCGAACCACTGCCTCCCGGCGGGCGGCAAGCACGTCGAGCCCGAGCACTTCCGCCTGATGCTGGCCTGCGCCGAGATGTGCCGGACGTCGGCGCACTTCATGCTGATCGGGACGAGGCATCACAAGCACACCTGCGCCGAGTGCGCCGACGTCTGCGAGGACTGCGCCCGAAGCTGCGAGCAGGTAGGCGACATGCAGCATTGCGTCGAGCAGTGCCGCCGCTGCGCCGAGAGCTGCCGGAAGATGGCCGCCTGA
- the cueR gene encoding Cu(I)-responsive transcriptional regulator, producing MNIGEASRASGVSAKMIRHYESIGLVPPADRRDSGYRDYGTADLHRLGFIRHARDLGFSLDRIRVLLGLWSDPDRSNADVKAIARAHVTELEQRARQLNEMADALRSLADACDGDGRPDCPIIASLETGANVPACHPGGSQGAMPPPAPRRKAVAGH from the coding sequence ATGAACATCGGCGAGGCGAGCCGGGCCTCGGGGGTCTCGGCCAAGATGATCCGGCACTACGAGAGCATCGGGCTCGTGCCCCCGGCCGACCGGCGCGACAGCGGCTACCGCGATTACGGGACCGCCGACCTGCACCGGCTCGGCTTCATTCGGCACGCCCGGGACCTGGGCTTCTCGCTGGACCGCATCCGGGTGCTGCTCGGGCTCTGGAGCGACCCCGACCGCAGCAACGCCGACGTGAAGGCCATCGCGAGGGCCCATGTCACGGAACTCGAACAGCGGGCCCGCCAACTGAACGAGATGGCCGACGCCCTGCGGTCCCTGGCCGACGCCTGCGACGGCGACGGCCGGCCGGACTGCCCGATCATCGCCAGCCTGGAGACCGGGGCGAACGTCCCGGCCTGCCATCCGGGCGGCTCCCAGGGGGCGATGCCGCCCCCCGCACCGCGTCGGAAGGCCGTGGCCGGTCACTGA
- a CDS encoding glutaredoxin, whose product MQATASRKAVLYRMMMPQHTCPYGLKAKDLLERQGFEVEDHWLSTREETDRFKAEHGVKSTPQTFINGERVGGFDDLQRHFGKAANDPNATTYTPVVAVFSMTALMALAASYAVYGTPLTVRAAEWFIAFSMCVLALLKLQDVETFSSMFLGYDLLAKRWVRYAYAYPFLEGIAGVLMVAGALNWLSIPVALFIGTIGAVSVFKAVYVEKREIKCACVGGSSKVPLGFVSLTENVMMVAMAVWMLAMGH is encoded by the coding sequence ATGCAAGCCACCGCGTCCCGCAAGGCGGTCCTGTACCGCATGATGATGCCGCAGCACACGTGCCCGTACGGCCTCAAGGCGAAGGACCTCCTCGAACGCCAGGGTTTCGAGGTGGAGGATCATTGGCTGAGCACCCGCGAGGAGACCGACCGCTTCAAGGCCGAGCACGGGGTCAAGTCGACGCCCCAGACCTTCATCAACGGCGAGCGCGTCGGCGGCTTCGACGACCTGCAGCGCCACTTCGGCAAGGCCGCCAACGACCCGAACGCGACGACCTACACGCCGGTCGTGGCGGTGTTCTCGATGACGGCGCTGATGGCGCTCGCGGCGAGCTACGCCGTGTACGGCACGCCGCTGACCGTCCGTGCGGCCGAGTGGTTCATCGCCTTCAGCATGTGCGTGCTGGCCCTGCTCAAGCTGCAGGACGTGGAGACCTTCTCGTCGATGTTCCTCGGCTACGACCTGCTGGCCAAGCGCTGGGTGCGCTACGCCTACGCCTACCCGTTCCTGGAGGGCATCGCCGGCGTCCTGATGGTGGCCGGCGCCCTGAACTGGCTGTCGATCCCGGTGGCCCTGTTCATCGGTACCATCGGCGCGGTCTCGGTGTTCAAGGCGGTCTACGTCGAGAAGCGCGAGATCAAGTGCGCCTGCGTCGGTGGATCGAGCAAGGTGCCGCTCGGCTTCGTCTCGCTGACCGAGAACGTGATGATGGTCGCCATGGCCGTCTGGATGCTGGCGATGGGGCATTGA
- a CDS encoding DUF4396 domain-containing protein has product MATTVPAWLHALSILALLLGAASSILLSVQVIRHPQHMAVMNVVWPVSALFGTVVVVWAYFRYGRLATLEAHHRAMERDEKPPNMTQTPFPVMVGKGALHCGSGCMLGDVAAEWLAFLVPAVAVWFGWQSLFEEKMYAVWVLDFVFAFGLGIVFQYYAIVPMRGLSPGQGIVAALKADTLSLIAWQVGMYGFMSFAQFILFPHLTGQRAPVNSAEFWFVMQLAMLAGFLTSYPVNWWLVSAGIKERM; this is encoded by the coding sequence ATGGCCACGACGGTCCCCGCCTGGCTCCACGCGCTCTCGATCCTGGCCCTGCTGCTTGGGGCCGCCTCCTCGATCCTACTGTCGGTGCAGGTGATCCGGCATCCGCAGCACATGGCCGTGATGAACGTGGTCTGGCCGGTCAGCGCCCTGTTCGGGACGGTGGTCGTGGTCTGGGCCTACTTTCGCTATGGCCGCCTCGCGACCTTGGAGGCGCATCACCGCGCGATGGAGCGGGACGAGAAGCCTCCGAACATGACGCAAACGCCGTTTCCGGTGATGGTGGGCAAGGGCGCGCTCCACTGCGGAAGCGGCTGCATGCTGGGCGACGTCGCCGCCGAGTGGCTCGCCTTCTTGGTGCCGGCTGTGGCCGTTTGGTTCGGCTGGCAGTCGCTGTTCGAGGAGAAGATGTACGCGGTCTGGGTGCTGGACTTCGTCTTCGCCTTCGGGCTCGGGATCGTGTTCCAGTATTACGCTATCGTGCCGATGCGCGGCCTCTCCCCGGGCCAGGGCATCGTCGCCGCGCTCAAGGCCGACACCCTGTCGCTGATCGCCTGGCAGGTCGGCATGTACGGGTTCATGTCCTTCGCCCAGTTCATTCTGTTCCCGCACCTCACGGGGCAGCGGGCACCGGTCAACTCGGCCGAGTTCTGGTTCGTCATGCAGCTCGCCATGCTGGCGGGGTTCCTGACCAGCTACCCGGTGAACTGGTGGCTTGTCTCCGCGGGGATCAAGGAGCGGATGTAG
- a CDS encoding glycosyltransferase → MRIAVVAHLKYPIAEPYAGGLEMHTHLLVRTLQRRGHVVTLFASTGSDPELAPTMMCDPTGIAAEGDARHEAAIYDAEVVAYRAMMDMVRAGNFDLVHNNALDDLPLRASGGMSLPWVTVLHVPPFDSLVGGIVAAAPGMTFLAVSSSLARQWSETVPHAQVVGNGVDLTTFTYNATPDVPPHAIWSGRIVPEKGLHLAIDAARAAGLSLHFAGPRLDPAYWAAEIAPRLGWDLVDLGHLPHRELAQRIGLASVAIVTPRWEEPFGLVVAEALACGTPVAAFRRGAMPAILDVSCGRLGKPDDADDLGAAMREAMGLSRRDCRNRAEALFDAEAMADRYLEVYRQIVDDHTPRRTDDDLPLDHMKGNRAA, encoded by the coding sequence GTGAGGATCGCCGTCGTCGCGCATCTGAAATACCCCATCGCCGAGCCCTACGCAGGAGGCTTGGAGATGCACACCCACCTCCTCGTCCGGACGCTGCAGCGTCGCGGACACGTGGTCACCCTTTTCGCCAGCACCGGTTCCGACCCCGAGCTTGCTCCCACGATGATGTGCGACCCGACCGGCATTGCGGCGGAAGGCGATGCCCGGCACGAGGCCGCCATTTACGATGCGGAAGTCGTCGCCTATCGGGCGATGATGGATATGGTCCGTGCCGGGAATTTTGATCTCGTGCACAACAACGCGTTGGATGACCTGCCACTGCGGGCAAGCGGTGGGATGAGCCTGCCATGGGTGACCGTGTTACACGTCCCGCCGTTCGACTCCCTCGTCGGCGGGATCGTGGCTGCGGCGCCCGGAATGACGTTCCTGGCGGTGTCGTCGTCGCTGGCACGGCAATGGTCCGAGACCGTGCCTCACGCGCAGGTGGTGGGCAACGGCGTCGATCTCACGACGTTCACCTACAACGCCACTCCGGATGTGCCCCCCCATGCGATCTGGTCCGGCCGCATCGTTCCGGAGAAAGGCCTACACCTCGCCATTGACGCTGCCCGGGCAGCGGGCCTGTCGCTGCACTTCGCCGGACCTAGGCTCGACCCGGCCTACTGGGCGGCCGAGATCGCGCCACGCCTGGGGTGGGACTTGGTAGACCTGGGACACCTCCCGCATCGTGAGCTTGCCCAACGGATCGGCTTGGCGAGCGTGGCCATCGTCACGCCCCGATGGGAGGAGCCGTTCGGCCTCGTGGTCGCCGAGGCGCTCGCCTGCGGCACACCGGTCGCGGCCTTCCGCCGTGGCGCGATGCCTGCCATCCTCGACGTAAGCTGCGGACGGTTAGGCAAGCCGGATGACGCGGACGACCTGGGTGCCGCGATGCGCGAGGCCATGGGCCTGTCACGCCGTGACTGCCGAAACCGAGCAGAAGCGCTTTTCGACGCCGAGGCCATGGCCGACCGCTATCTGGAAGTCTATCGACAGATCGTCGACGATCACACACCACGTCGAACTGACGATGACTTGCCATTAGACCATATGAAGGGGAACCGTGCGGCTTAG